The Streptococcus sanguinis genomic sequence TGGAACTAGTGGGTCTGCACCTTTGAAAGTTGGAGTTCCTGTTTGCGGCATACCTTGTGGACCGATGCTCGTCACGGTGGTACCTGTCGGAGTTACTTCTTTCACTACCGCTTGGTACTTAACTGTAACAGGAGTTCCGTTGGCATCCACACGAATAATTCCTAATTCTGGTGTTTCACCCTTGAACTGTTTGTCTGGAGTGAAAGTTACAGTGCCATCCGCATCCACTTCGAACTTACCGATATTTGGAACTTCTTTAATATTTTTTCCGTTACCAAAAAGCGGAGTCGAACCTGCTGGGAATGGAACTAATTCATGGCCTGGCGTGAAGGTGACATGGCCTTTTTGAACCTGACCTTGCAAGCCCTCTGTCCTGTCACCAGTACCGGTCGGAGTCACAGCGGTCACAGTTGCTTGGTAGTTGGCTTTTGCTACTGTACCGTTGACATCTGCACGGCTGAGTTCAACTTCTGGTGTCTTACCGACAAACGATTTGACTGGTGTGAAGATAACATTCCCCTCCGCATCAACCTCGAACTTACCGACTTTAGCAACTTCCTGTACAGTAGTGCCAGTATCAAAAATTGGCGTACTGTTTTCTGGGAAGCCGACTTGCGGACTTCCTGCTTCAAAAGTAACTTTGGCTTTTTGAACTTGGCCTTGAAGCCCCTCTGTCTGAGCACCTGTCGCTCTTGGAGACACTTTTTCAACTGTTGGCGTGTACTTGGCTGTCACAGGAGTGCCATTTTTGTCCACTCGCTTAACAACAACTGGATCTGGTGTTCCAACATATTGCTTATCCGGGGTAAAGGTAACAGAACCGTCTGGAGCCACTTCAAAGATACCGACATTTGGAACAACCTTGCGCTTGCTTCCGTCATCGAAAGTAGCCGGAGTGTCATTATCCAGTGGTACTCCCGGAGTGCCACTTACGAAGTTTGGCTTGCCTGTTTGTGGCCGACCTTGCTCACCAGTGCTGGTAATATTTGTTCCCGTTGGAACCACTTCTTTCACCACTGCTTGATATTTGACGGTAACAGGAGTGCCATTCACATCTGCTCGAACCAATGTCAGCTCAGGAGTGGTTCCCTTAAACTGCTTGTCTGGCGTGAAAGTCACCTTGCCATTGGCATCCACTTCAAATTTACCAACGGTTGGAATCTCTTTAACAGTCAAACCATTGTCAAAGAGCGGAGTTGTTTCAGCTGGGAATGGTACAGAGGCATGACCAGGCGTGAAGGTGACATGACCTTCTTGAACCTGACCTTGTAATCCTTCAGTCTTATCACCAGTTCCTGTTGGAGTCACCTTAGTAAACTCAGGACTGTAAGTTGCAGTAACCGGAGTGCCGTTCTTATCGACACGTTTTACAGTAATTGAATCTGGCTTTCCTACAAACTGCTTCTCTGGTGTGAAGGTCACTGTGCCATCTGGTGCAATGGTGTAAGTTCCCTGACCTGAAATAGTCTTTTCCTTGCTTTCATCTTCAAAGGTTGGCGTGACTGCTTCATCAATCGGAACTAGCGGATCACCACCTTGGAAAGTTGGGGTACCCGTTTGCGGAAGACCTTGAGGACCTGTGCTAGTCACATTAGTCCCTGTTGGAGTTACTGATGTAACCGTCGCGATATAAGTTACTTTCGCGGCAATACCATTTGCATCTTTGCGAGTAATGCTAATTTCTGGCGTTTCACCTACAAAGCGCTTGTCTGGCGTGAAGGTAACAACACCCTCAGCATCTACTTCAAACTTACCGACTTTGGCAATTTCTTTGACATTCGTACCTGTGTCAAAGACTGGCGTGCTGTTGGCTGGGAATCCTACTTTAGGATCGCCAGCTTTAAAAGTTACACGGCCCTTTTGAACTTGTCCTTGCGGACCTTCTGTCTGATCTCCAGTTCCCGTCGGAGTTACAGCGGTCACAGTCGCTCGATATTTGGCCTTGGCTACTGTGCCATTGACATCTGCATGGCTGAGTTCAACTTCTGGTGTCTTACCGACAAACGTTTTGACTGGAGTAAAGGTGACATTACCCTCTCCGTCCACCTCGAACTTACCGACTTTGGCAATTTCTTTCACATTCGTGCCTGTGTCAAAGACTGGGGTGCTGTTTTCTGGGAAACCAACTTGAGGACTTCCTGGTTCAAAAGTAACTTTTCCTTTTTGAACTTGACCTTGAGGGCCTTTTGTCTGAGCACCTGTTGCTCTTGGGGTCACTTTCTCAACAGTAGGCGTATATTTAGCTGTCACAGGAGTGCCATTTTTGTCCACTCGCTTAACAAGAACTGGATCCGGTGTACCAACATATTGCTTGTCTGGTGTGAAAGTGACAGATCCATCTGGTGCCACTTCAAAGATTCCGACATTTGGAACGACCTTGCGCTTACTTCCATCATCGAAAGTCGCTGGAGTATCATTATCCATCGGTACATCTGGGTTACCACTGACAAAGTTTGGCTTACCTGTCTGTGGACGACCTTGTTTACCAGTGCTGGTGATGTTTGTCCCTGTTGGAGTTACAGCAGTGACTGTCGCCTTGTAGATAGCTGTAGCCGTGCTGCCATTCGTATCTGTACGAGTAATCCTGATGTCTGGCGTAAGGCCTTTAAATTGTTTCTCTGGAGTAAAGGTTACATTTCCATCCTCATCCACTTCAAACTTACCAACAGTAGGCACTTCTTTAACAGTCGAACCATTGTCGAAGAGCGGAGTTGAGCCAGCTGGAAAGGCCACAGTTTGTTTTTGACCGTTGACTTGCGCAGAACCTTCTGTGAAGCTGACTTTTCCTCGCTGAACATGACCTTGTACACCACTGGTTTCAGTATTCGTTGCACTTGGTGCTGCTGCTTTCACATCAGCCTGATAGGTAGCTGTTACTTCTGTTCCATTGACATCTACTCGCTTGACAGTCTCTGCCGCTGGCCGTCCAGTATAAGTCGGCAGTGGAGTGAAGGTAACTAAGCCTTGATTATCCACCTGATAAGTGCCGACACCATCAACTGTTTTAGTTTGGCTGCCATTATCAAAGATTGGCAACTTCTTGCTATCAATAGGCACAAGATTATTGCCCGGATTGAAGGTCAATTGCCCTGTCTGAACTGCACCTTGAATGCCCTCGCTGCTGGCACCTTGAGCAGATGGTTTAACAGGAGTCACCTTTGGCTGATAAACAGCTTGATGCGGAATACCTTTGCCATCAGTCAGCTGAACGGAAATAGGGTCTACAGTCCCAACAAAGTTTTTGTTTGGTTTGAAAGTAATCTTACCTGTTGCAGGTTGGACTTCAAAACGACCGACTTCCCGACCATTTGATAAAGCTGGAACTCTAGTATCATCTGTAGTCGTTCCATCTGCTTTCACAAATTTTACAGAATTTGCTTCGCTCGGACTTGTCGGAGTTTTGCCAGCATCACCATCATTAAAGACAGGCGTCTTTTCTTGCGTTAGTCCTTGAGCATCCGTTGTTTCATACTTAGGAACATTGAGCACGGTTGGCACATAGCGTCCATCCATGGTGTTGAGCTGGTCATTGATGACTGCTTCAGCCTGATTTTTGGCAATCCAATCTGTACTTGCTCCATTAGTATCAAAACGACGGATGTTAATTCCCTGGGCTGTGCCGATAAAGCCTGCCTTAGGCTCATATACCACATCTACATCCGCACCGTTTGCTGTTACTTTATAACTGCCTTCAGAAGTGTTATACCAGCCTTCTGCATCAGCTGTCAGGGCATTTCCTCTCGTATCTAATACAATCGGAGCTTTGGTAGTATCAATTGCTACTTTCTTATTTTCAGTATTTTGAGCAATTCCCTGCGGAGTAAAATGAAGAGTGGCTGTCTGTCTCTGATCACGGATTCCAGTACTTTCCTTCTTCTCACCTTTTGGTGGATAGGTCAGTTCAACTTCTAGATCTTCCACCTCACCACTAAATGCAGTTCCAGTTGGCTTTTCAATATCTCCCTTGTTCAAGGCGATACGAACACGCATTCCCAGCTTGCTAAGTTCAGGATTAGTCATAGCTGGATTCTTCTTAAAGTTGACAGTATAATCTCCCTCAGTTGTTACTTCGGTAAATTCACTGGCTTCATCTTCATCGAAGACACCATTATTATTGAAGTCAATCCAGGCGCGAACATAGGCTTTTTCGTAACCGTTAGCCGAAGCATGGATGCGGAGAGAATAATCTCCGTCATGCAGACGGTTGACTGGAAAGAGACCATTGGTTTTCCCGACTAAATCATCAGACAAGAGCTGATTAACACCTTCATCGGCTAAATCATTCTGATCGTCATGCTTCCAGTTGTTTCCAGATGTGGTATCAATATCAGCCGCAACACGGCCCAAGAATGGCTGTGGATTTTGACCGCCAGTTTCTGCATTGTATCTTGAAATAGCATGGATAGCTTTTCCATAGGAATCCGGTGCATCACCTTCATCAATTGCCATAAAACCAATCATCGCAGCCTGCTGACCAGAAGAAGCTATGTAAATACCAACCTCTGAAGCACCACGAGTCATCACAAGTGGAATCGTATTATTTCTAGAAATGTTAGGTCCAAATACTTGACTTCCCAGTCCGCCAGTCTTTTGGTCAGGACTGACATAGGCCTGCCAATGAACCCCAGTACCGTCATCTCCAATAAATTGACCTTCTGTAGTAGGCTTCATTGGCTTATAGGTTTCTGTAATCTCAGTAGTCACACCATTTGCGTCTGTAACTGTACGCTTCCACTCGGCCAAATGTTCCCAACCCTTACCATTGGTTGTAAAGATAGCATACTCACCAGGGTTTGCCTCTTCTCCATCAGCCATGACAACTGTTGCTTTAACAGGTTTCCCACGATATCTAGCTTCAACTTTGAACTTCACACCGTAGTTGGCTTCATCTTTAGGAACCTGCAGTTGAGTCTTACGCCCCTTGGTATCAATTCCTTCTGACTTAATAGCTGAATATTGATTCTGAGCAGCACCAGTAATTTTAGGACGGTAATCATCACCATACCAATACTGATAAGCATAATTATTGCTATTGTTATACTGAAGCCAAGTATTTTTTGCATTGGGATCATAACTGCTTTCGTACTCAGTTCCCTTTACTCGATCACGATAGATCTCTGTCGCATAGAAAGGTTTCAATTCCGTGACAGTCAGTTTGACCACATAGCCCGGCGAAATTTCCTTCTCATATACTGTCCCTACTTTAAATGAACCATCTTTATCTAGATTTCTCAGTGATTTAGTATCACCAAAATCCAGCCAGTTTACTTGCTTCATCAACTCATCAGAGCGTTTCCTCACTGATTCTTCCAGTGTTGGTTTAGAAACTGTAGGATTAGGTGTTGCATCTTGTATAGCAGAGCTAGCTTGACCAGCAGGACTGGCAGTACGGAATGATGTTCCTGCCTCCATTGGCTGGCCATTACGATCAGACCTTGGCATAGCCGCAGAACTTGGTTTTGGCGTATATTGCACTGAATAAGAGCGAGCCCGACTAGCTTCAGCAGGTCTGGCTTCATTAGAGGTCTCAGCTGTTTGATTAGCTTCTTGTGCCTTTTCAGGTGTCGCTTGCTCTGAAGCTGCAACTGGGCTTACCAGCTGATTTTGATCAGCACTTGCTTCTGAGTTAGCTGTTTCAGGAACAGCAGATGTTGCTGTATTCTCAAGAGCAGGCTGACTGACAGCAGACTCCGTCAGTTTTTCTGGCAGTGAGATATTATCATCCACAGTTCCGCTGGCAGTTTCATCTGCATTGACTGTAGCCGCAGTACCTAAAAGGAAAACGGTAGATAATAATACCGAGCAAACTCCGACATTTAATTTTCGAATTGAAAACTTATTTAAATGGGGGTTAAATAATTCTTTTCCCATAGAATCTCCTATATTAATATTTAATAGCAATTGGTATTATACAACATTTATATATAGTTAGCCATGGATATGACTGTAGTTGAGGGGCATAGTGTCCAAAAATAGACACATAAAAAAAAGACTCCATTTTTATAGTAAAAAAAGAAGATCCGCAAACGAATCTTCTCACTTTTGACTTTCTGATAAAACCTTATCTAATTTTTCCTGCAGGGCTGCTAATTCCCAACCTTCGATTTCTTTTAGCTTATGATTAGTCACTGCCAGCCCCTCATATTCGAGTCCGCAGTTCTGGCAAAAGCGGCTCATCACGTAGTCCAGCATTTCAATTTCTTTGCTAGGCTGAGAACCTTGCAGGAGGAAAAACACCTTTTTGCCCTTGAGTACTGCCTGCGGCTCATGCACATCAGCTACTCGGTCCAACAAAGTTTTTAGCAGACCTGAAAAAGACCACCAATAAATAGGGCTGGTAAAGACCAGCACATCAGCCTGACTCAGCTGCTCATAGACTTGAAAGAACTGGTCGTTTTCTGCTGACTGGCCATATTGCTCAATGTGGTAGTCCACTAATTGAAGTGCCTCATAATCTCTATCCCGCAGAAAAAAGTGCCCCAACTTAAAACTATTACCATTCCTATTCGGGCTGGCGTTTACCAAATAAATCATAGCTTCTCTTCTCCTCTATTCTTTTTCCAATTATATCAAAAAAGAGGGGAGCAAACAATGCTCACCCCTACTATTTATTCCGACTTTTCCATATCTTCTTTCATCTCATCCATATTAAACTTAGCAAAGAGATACTTGCGATCTTGTACCGGGAAACGCTGATCCAGCTGGTCTACAGCACCCAACTCGACGACACCTTCCCTGATGACAAAGTCCATAACATGTCCGCCAAAAGTCAGATCATCCGATACAAAATGCAGATGATAGCCTGCCAGACTGACCCCGTGGAAAATCTCAGGAGTCCAGATACCAACGATGGTGCCTGTGACATTTTCCTTACGATACTCAGGCTGGTTAACCGCTACTTCCGCAAACTTCCGCTCCGTCGTAGACTTGGGAATCATCCGAACATGCATATGGGTGAAATCACCGTGAATCTTGATAGAGCGGAAAAGATTTTCTCCATCATAATAAGACTCAATCCGCTTTTCCAACTCCTTGTCATCCATCTCAAAGCGCTGACGGAAAATGACCTCCGCCTGATGGGGAACAACTGCCGCGTAAGGTACTGTCATATCTGGTGACACCTCAACCACTTCTGGCACTTCTCCAGATCCCTTTGCCTGATAAGCCTTACCATTGAGAACAATGAGCTCACCATCAATAGAGTCCAATGTCCCCAAGCCCAAATCTCCATACTGCAGCAACTCCCCAACAGTCATACTGCCGTCGTAAAGACCAGCCATCAAGGCTCCCAAAGTATTATATTGAAATAATTTGATTGGTTCTGCCATTCTTTTTCCTTAATCTTTCTCTTCTAAAAATATTATTGCCCATCCAGCTAAGTTTTTTTCATCTTTATTACATTGGCTACTGAATTTCTATGCCAATCATTATACCATAAATCGCGGGAAATGGCTGAGCGAGTGCTTCTTCAGCTGTTATAAGCTTTCATAAAGCTCCTGCATACTCCCATCATCAGGCACTAATCTTAGATAAGAAGCAGTAGCTCTTTTAGCTTCTTCAAATCTGCCTAGTTCACGCAAAAGATAGACATACTGCTCCAAAAACTCTGGATTATCTTGCAATTCACGAGCCAGTTGATTATAGAGTTCCTCTGCTTTTTCCAGATTTTCCAAAGCCTGATAAGCACGCGCCAGATTCCAGCGAGTCAAGGCATTATCGACTTCTTGCTCTGCAAATTCTAAAATATCCTCATAACGCTCCTGCTCCAAGTAAAGAGTAGTCAGTCGCAAGGCAATCTCTTCCAAATCATCCGCATCTTCCTGAGCCTGCAAAAGATAATTTTCAGCCGCTTTCTCATCATGAAGTTCATAAGAAAGCTGTGAGGCTAAAAGCAAGAGCCGAGTCTCAAAAGGATTCTTAGCCAAGCCCTGCTGGGCAAGGGTCAGGGCTTCAGCCGTCCGATGATCCGCATGAAGAGATAGGGCATAGCCATATTCGTAGCCTTCAAAATCCGGTGACAGAGTATCCAATTGCTTGAAATAAAGATTGGCCTTTTGGTATTCTTCTTGGTCCGCTAAAATAGTCGCTAGCTCATAAACCGCAGCATCGTCATACTCCAGCTCAACTGCTTTCTCCAAAAACTCAATGGCAGCTGCAAATTTTCCAAGGCTGGCATAGCAGACCCCAATCCGCTGATAGGTTGAGACGCCTGTTTGCTCAAAGATTGAGCGATTGTCTAGCTGGGCGTATTCCTTAATCGCCTGTGAAAAATCCCCCAGCTCCAAATCTATCTCAGCCAGACCAAAGGTTACCAAAGGCTCATCAGTCAGCTCTGCTGCCTGAGCTAATTTTTCACGAGCTACATCAGGAAGCCCCTCTAGCTGATAGAGGTCAGCCTTAGCCAAGAGAGCAGCAACATACCAGTCACTGTCTGGCTGAATCTCCTCCAGATAGGCAAAAGCCTGCTCCAAGTCCCCATCGTCACTGGCAATAGCTGCCAAGCTGATATAAGAAGCCGGATAGTCAGGAGCCAACTTTTCAAAAATACGCTTGGCCTGAGGGAAAAAGCCGATACTCTCTAAGTAATCGGCTAAATCCAATAATTCTTCTTCGCTGTCTGTAGTCAGGGCTTGCTCGAAATAGCGTTCAGCCAGAGCTAGGTCCTGCTCCTGTAAAGCTGCCAACATTTGCTCACTCTTGCTCACTGATTTCTCCTTCTTGTTCAAAATCGGCTTCATAGAGGCCACTTACTTTCTGATACCACTTAAAGATGGCCGCAATGGCAACCTTGGCTGAAGCATAGGCAGGAATTCCCAGGAAAACGCCCCAAATGCCAAACATGGTGCCAGAAGTCAATAATACGAATAAAATCGTAATTGGATGAATACTGAGCTGACTGCCCAAGACCAGAGGAGAAACAAAACGCCCCTCGATAGTCTGCTCAACGATGAAAACAACAATGACTTTAGCCAGCATTACTGGACCGCCAGCAATCAAACCGATTGCCAGAGCCGGAAGCATAGCCAAAAAGCTGCCCAGATAAGGCACCAGATTGAGAACGCCGGCAATTACTCCAAGAGTGACACCATAGCGCAGACCAATAATCTTGAAGAAAACGATAAACATCAGAGCTACAATGATAGCAACCGTCACCTGACCACGCACATAGTTGGCCAACTGGCTGTTGATATCCGTCATCACTTGACCAAAGGATTCTCGGAATTTAGTTGGCAGAAACTGGGTCACATAGCCTTTCAGATTTTTCCCATCTCTCAGCAGGTAAAAAAGGATAAATGGCATGATGATAATAGCCACGACAATCTGCGAAGTTGTACTGATTAAGTTCCCCGCCCAGTTAACTGCCCGCGATGAAAAATTGCTGGCCCAATCAGTAATCTGGCTAGACAGATTACTAGTGTATTCTTCAATCTGCGGCTTGAAATCCTCCGAAATATACTTGGTCACAACATCGTCGATGAACTTGTCAGCCTGCTTCAGATAAGCTGGAACATTTCTGACAAAGGCCATGACCTGATGCTGCAAGCTAGGAATAGCAACAGCCAAGCCCCAGATAATCAAAAAAGCAATTAAAACAAAGACAATAGTAATAGCAACCAGTCGATTAATCTTATGCTTTTCCATCCAGTCAACAATCGGATTTAACAGATAATAAAGCAGACCAGCTAAAATAACCGGCAGCATAATCACTCCCAAGAATTCAATGACTGGACTAAAAATAAAACTGATTTTACTCAGTATAAAAATATTCAGTCCCATCAAAAGGGTTACTAGAAATACTGTAATGGCCTTGTTATCTAAAAACCATTTAAAAAACCAAGATAGGCTAAAATCTTTTTCTTTGTGCTCCATATTCTCCTCCTTTAACTTGTCATTTCATTGTAACATTTTTCAGAGAAAAATTCTCTGCTCAGCTATAGGGAAAAGCAAAAAAAGAGAGGTGCCAGAAGACTTGTATTTTTCGCAAAATACAGCTTCTGACTTCTCTCTTCGGTTCCTGCAAGGCCAGCTAGAATGCAAGGCTATTTCTCGACAGCCGGCAGAGAAATGCTAAAGCGCATTTTCCGCCCATCAACAGTTTCAAACTGATATCGCAGACCATGCTTGTCCAAAATTTGCTGAACGATAAAGAGTCCCAGACCTGTTCCGCCATCCTTGCGATTGCGACTGTAGTCTGGCCGGTAGAAAGGCTGAAAAATCTGCTGAATTTGGTCTTTGTTCAAAACTCGTTCTGCCTCATTTTCGATGACTAGCTTATGCTCTTCCAGCCTGAGTAGAATCTGTCCGCCTTCTACTGTATAATGAAAGGCATTGTCCAGAAGATTCTTGATAGCCTTGAGCAGATAGGTGCGGTTCCCCTTGACCTTCGCTTCTGCCAGCTCAACTTGAAAATGGTAGTGTCTGACATCTGCTAAAACTCGATAGGTGCTCAGATTTTCCTCCAAGACCTGCTTGAGTGAAAAGACTTCCTGTTCAGTTTCAGTCTTCATCTCCAGTTTAGAAATGGCTAAGATAGACTGGACCAACTCCGACTGCTCCTCTAGGATTTCTCGGCACTTCTGCAAGTACTTGTCTCGATCCTTGAACTCTCCTACTCCATAGATCATGCCATCAACCATCCCCATCATGCTGGTAATGGGTGTCTTGAGCTCATGCGATGTCATTCGCAAGAACTCAGCCTTTTCCCGCTCGCTTTCCGCAACCTTTTCATTTTCTAGGCGCAGAGCCTCGATACTAGTCAGCAGATTGGCATAGAGATGATTGATGTCTTGGGCCAGTTCGGCAATCTCATCGCGCCCCTTGACCTGACAGGTCACATCTGGAGCCAGACTCGTCATTTGACGGGTGCTCTTAGAGATGGCTTTGATTCGCTGACTGGAAGTCCGGCTGTAGAGATAGGCTGCCAGACCACCTAGACTCAGAGACACAAGCAAGACAAATGGATAGAGATTGAGCAAAATCCGACTGGCATCAGAAACCGGCTGTAAGGAGTATTCCCCTCTCAGGACAACTTCTTTACCATCAGAAGTTCGAAAACTTTCTGATAAACTCTTGCTCTCATAGTCGCTGTTGGCAATTGTTGGGACGATAGTCAGCTGCAGAGAACTTTCATCTCCTGCCTCAAGAGAGGGATAGAGGATCGTATTGTCTTTCGCAAGCAAGGTAAACCAAATCAGATTGCTCTTTTTACTATAATCACTCAACAGTTCGCCGATTTGTTGACTGGACTTCCCTTTGACTTGCTTGGAAACTTGGTTAAATTCCCGCTGAGCTTCTCCACTCTTAACCTGCTGATAATACACTGGCATGGCAAAGTAAAGACTGGCTAGAACGATAGTCACCACCACGAAAATGATAGAGGAAGTCAGAAGAAAGTTCTTTTTGACAATTTTCACTTGTCTTCTCCTCCAAGCTGATAGCCCATACCTGTAATGGTTTTCAGCGGCACACCAGGAATCTTTTTGCGGATATTCTTGATATGATTATCCAGTACCCGACTATCCAGCTCGCTGTAACCCCAAATAGTATTCATCAGCTGATCTCGGGTCACCAAGTGGCCCTTCCTCTTAGCCAGAGTCTGCAAGATTTCATATTCTTTCTTGGTCAGAGGCATCTTCTCACCCTGCCAGTAAACCGTGCAGTCATCAATAGAAACCGTCAGGTCGCCAACAGCAATCTCTGAAGCAACCGTATTTCTGCGCAGAATATTCTCAATCCGTTTGACCAAGATTAGCGGTGAAAAAGGCTTGGTTACATAATCACTGATGAGATGGTTAAAGCTGACCAGCTGGGTATACTCGTCATCCAGAGCTGTCAAAATCATGACCGGAATCTGAGAAGTCTTGCGGATTTCCTTCAGTACTTCCAGACCGCTCTTGGTCGGCAGCATCATATCTAAAATGACCAGATCAAAGGGCTCTTCTTCAAAAGCCTGCAAAGCATCGCCTCCGTCAAAGACTGGCCTTACCTCATACTGACTTTCCTTTAAAAACTCGCAAATCACTTGATTAATCGTCGTATCATCTTCCACCACTAGAATCTTGTGCATACTTAGATTTTTCTCCTTTACCTATTCAAATCGCAGGGCTTCGATCGGATCCAACTTGGATGCTTTCACAGCTGGCAGGAGCCCAAATACTACTCCTATTATACAACAAAAGAGCAAACTTACAAAGACAGAAAAGAGGGATAGAATATACGGATAGGCTAGAGACTGGGTGATGACAAAGCCCGAGGCGATACCAGCCACCACGCCAATAATTCCTCCCATCAGAGTCAGGATAACTGCCTCAATCAGGAACTGCTTGAGAATGATCTTCCGTCGAGCTCCCAGAGCCTTTTTAATCCCGATTTCACGAGTCCGCTCTGTCACTGAAACCAGCATGATATTCATAACACCGATACCTCCGACTAGGAGGGAGATACTGGCAATACCTGCTAGCAAGACGAAGTTAGACTTGTTGAGATTATCCAGCTGCCGTTCAAATTCCTGCAGGTTGAGCACACCAAACATATAGTCTGACGGTGGCATTTGCTGATTGAGGTAATCACTGACCTTCTTGGCAACCTTCTTCAAATCATCAGCCTTGTGGGTTTGGACAGTTACTTCTGGACTGACATTAATGGTATCAAAAATCCGATGCCACTGCTGCAGGGGAATATAGGCCACCTTTTCTGCACCAGCTGTTAAGCCACTCTGCTCAGTCGACTCAAACACGCCAATAACCTTAAAGGGATTGCCCAAGACTTCCACATACTTGCCGATACCATCGCCCTTTGGAAAAAGACTGTCATAAAGTGACTTTTCCAGATAGGTCACCTGCTCTTGATTTTTAAAGGCTTCTGAATCAAATCCTTCACCTTCTAGCAGACGTTGCTGCTTGATGTCAGCGGCTGTCTGCGAAACAGCCTGAATCTTCCCAGATGACTTTTGACTCAGGTAGTAAATCTTCTCATCTGTACCATAGGTCAGCAGAGCATTCTTAACCCCAGAGATTTCCTTAATCTTACTCAGCACATCCTCTCCCATAAAGGGAATATAAGAAGGCTTCTGAGCTTGAGATTTCTCTGGAATGGTTGGATCGATGGCGCTTTTCTTGTCATAGACAACCTTGATTGTGTTATTGTTTCCGCCAATGAGCTGACGCTTGGTATTCTCCGTATTTCCCTCAATGATAGAAAAGATAGCGATGATAGCGCCTATCCCGATGATAATCCCCAACATGGTCAGCATAGAGCGCATTTTATGCGACAAGATTGAATTCAGAGCTACAAAAATATCTTCCATACAGCTTCCTTTCTATCCTATCGCTTTGCTCTCTATATTACCGTCCCGCAGGATAACCGTCTGCTTGCAGAGTTGGGCTACTTCCGGCTCATGGGTAATGATGACAATGGTCTTGCCCTCATCATTAAACTGCTTGAAAAGATCCATAATCTGCACAC encodes the following:
- a CDS encoding ABC transporter permease, translated to MEDIFVALNSILSHKMRSMLTMLGIIIGIGAIIAIFSIIEGNTENTKRQLIGGNNNTIKVVYDKKSAIDPTIPEKSQAQKPSYIPFMGEDVLSKIKEISGVKNALLTYGTDEKIYYLSQKSSGKIQAVSQTAADIKQQRLLEGEGFDSEAFKNQEQVTYLEKSLYDSLFPKGDGIGKYVEVLGNPFKVIGVFESTEQSGLTAGAEKVAYIPLQQWHRIFDTINVSPEVTVQTHKADDLKKVAKKVSDYLNQQMPPSDYMFGVLNLQEFERQLDNLNKSNFVLLAGIASISLLVGGIGVMNIMLVSVTERTREIGIKKALGARRKIILKQFLIEAVILTLMGGIIGVVAGIASGFVITQSLAYPYILSLFSVFVSLLFCCIIGVVFGLLPAVKASKLDPIEALRFE
- a CDS encoding sensor histidine kinase produces the protein MKIVKKNFLLTSSIIFVVVTIVLASLYFAMPVYYQQVKSGEAQREFNQVSKQVKGKSSQQIGELLSDYSKKSNLIWFTLLAKDNTILYPSLEAGDESSLQLTIVPTIANSDYESKSLSESFRTSDGKEVVLRGEYSLQPVSDASRILLNLYPFVLLVSLSLGGLAAYLYSRTSSQRIKAISKSTRQMTSLAPDVTCQVKGRDEIAELAQDINHLYANLLTSIEALRLENEKVAESEREKAEFLRMTSHELKTPITSMMGMVDGMIYGVGEFKDRDKYLQKCREILEEQSELVQSILAISKLEMKTETEQEVFSLKQVLEENLSTYRVLADVRHYHFQVELAEAKVKGNRTYLLKAIKNLLDNAFHYTVEGGQILLRLEEHKLVIENEAERVLNKDQIQQIFQPFYRPDYSRNRKDGGTGLGLFIVQQILDKHGLRYQFETVDGRKMRFSISLPAVEK
- a CDS encoding flavodoxin family protein, with product MIYLVNASPNRNGNSFKLGHFFLRDRDYEALQLVDYHIEQYGQSAENDQFFQVYEQLSQADVLVFTSPIYWWSFSGLLKTLLDRVADVHEPQAVLKGKKVFFLLQGSQPSKEIEMLDYVMSRFCQNCGLEYEGLAVTNHKLKEIEGWELAALQEKLDKVLSESQK
- a CDS encoding response regulator transcription factor, which encodes MHKILVVEDDTTINQVICEFLKESQYEVRPVFDGGDALQAFEEEPFDLVILDMMLPTKSGLEVLKEIRKTSQIPVMILTALDDEYTQLVSFNHLISDYVTKPFSPLILVKRIENILRRNTVASEIAVGDLTVSIDDCTVYWQGEKMPLTKKEYEILQTLAKRKGHLVTRDQLMNTIWGYSELDSRVLDNHIKNIRKKIPGVPLKTITGMGYQLGGEDK
- the budA gene encoding acetolactate decarboxylase, whose translation is MAEPIKLFQYNTLGALMAGLYDGSMTVGELLQYGDLGLGTLDSIDGELIVLNGKAYQAKGSGEVPEVVEVSPDMTVPYAAVVPHQAEVIFRQRFEMDDKELEKRIESYYDGENLFRSIKIHGDFTHMHVRMIPKSTTERKFAEVAVNQPEYRKENVTGTIVGIWTPEIFHGVSLAGYHLHFVSDDLTFGGHVMDFVIREGVVELGAVDQLDQRFPVQDRKYLFAKFNMDEMKEDMEKSE
- a CDS encoding AI-2E family transporter, which gives rise to MEHKEKDFSLSWFFKWFLDNKAITVFLVTLLMGLNIFILSKISFIFSPVIEFLGVIMLPVILAGLLYYLLNPIVDWMEKHKINRLVAITIVFVLIAFLIIWGLAVAIPSLQHQVMAFVRNVPAYLKQADKFIDDVVTKYISEDFKPQIEEYTSNLSSQITDWASNFSSRAVNWAGNLISTTSQIVVAIIIMPFILFYLLRDGKNLKGYVTQFLPTKFRESFGQVMTDINSQLANYVRGQVTVAIIVALMFIVFFKIIGLRYGVTLGVIAGVLNLVPYLGSFLAMLPALAIGLIAGGPVMLAKVIVVFIVEQTIEGRFVSPLVLGSQLSIHPITILFVLLTSGTMFGIWGVFLGIPAYASAKVAIAAIFKWYQKVSGLYEADFEQEGEISEQE
- a CDS encoding tetratricopeptide repeat protein, which codes for MSKSEQMLAALQEQDLALAERYFEQALTTDSEEELLDLADYLESIGFFPQAKRIFEKLAPDYPASYISLAAIASDDGDLEQAFAYLEEIQPDSDWYVAALLAKADLYQLEGLPDVAREKLAQAAELTDEPLVTFGLAEIDLELGDFSQAIKEYAQLDNRSIFEQTGVSTYQRIGVCYASLGKFAAAIEFLEKAVELEYDDAAVYELATILADQEEYQKANLYFKQLDTLSPDFEGYEYGYALSLHADHRTAEALTLAQQGLAKNPFETRLLLLASQLSYELHDEKAAENYLLQAQEDADDLEEIALRLTTLYLEQERYEDILEFAEQEVDNALTRWNLARAYQALENLEKAEELYNQLARELQDNPEFLEQYVYLLRELGRFEEAKRATASYLRLVPDDGSMQELYESL